The Agrococcus carbonis sequence GCCGTCGCGCACGGCCCAGCGCCGCTCCATCGTCTGCACGCCGGCCTCGTCCCACTCGTCCTCGGCCATCGAGGCGCCGACGGCGGCGACGTCGAACGAGGTCGCCGGCACCGCCTCGCGGTCGGGCAGCGGCGGCCGCGCGCCGGTGAAGAGCAGGTGCGCCGAGCCGATCGGCCGCGCGCCCGGCAGCGCCGCGGCGATCCGGTCGGCGTCGAGCAGCGCCTCAGCCGACACAGCACCGAGCGCCGCCTTCGCGCTCGGCGGTGCGGCCACGACGGTCGCGGCGCCGAGCCGCACGACGACGACGGCATCCAGGTCGTCGCGCTCGACGCGCGTGAGCCCCGAGCCCTCGAGGGCAGCGGTCGTCGTGCCGAGCGCCTCCGCCCACGCGGCGCGCAGCCGCACGCCCTCGCGCTGGGGCACATCCGGGTCGCCGAACATGGCACCCAGTGTCGACCCGCATCCGTGCCGCGCCGGGTGCCACGCCCGGCCTAGGCTCTTCCGGTGACCACTGTGCTGCTCGACGTCGACACGGGCATCGACGACGCCCTCGCCATCCTCACCGCCGCGCTCTCGAACGAGATCGACCTCGTCGGCTGCACCGTCACGTGGGGGAACGTCGACGTCGAGCAGGGGGCGCGCAACACCTCCGAGGTGCTGCACCTCGCGGGCCACGGCGACGTGCCGGTCGCGATCGGCGCCGCCGGCCCCCGCGACGGGCGCCCCGCCGTCTTCTCGCCCGAGGTGCACGGCGCCGACGGGCTGGGCGGATGCGCCGACACGGCCCACGTGCCCGCGCTCAGCCCGGAGAGCGCGGTCGAGCTCATGCTGCGGCTGAGCCACGAGCACGCCGGCTCCCTCGAGATCGTCGCGGTCGGGCCGCTCACGAACCTCGCCGCGGCGCTCGACGCCGACCCGACGCTGCCGGAGCGCATCCGGCAGGTGACGATCATGGGCGGTGCGGCGCTCGCCCCGGGCAACGTGAGCGAGACCGCCGAGGCCAACATCTGGCACGACCCCGATGCCGCGCAGGTCGTCTTCGACGCGCCGTGGGAGCTCACGATGGTGGGGCTCGACGTGACGATGACGTCGCTCATCACCGACGAGCACCGCGCGCGGCTCGCCGCGGGCGGCGAGATCGGGCGGTTCTGCGACCGCATCCTCGACTTCTACCTGCGCTACTACGAGGGCTACACGGGCGAGCGTGCCTCGGGCAACCACGACGCGCTCGCGCTCGCGGTCGCGACGGGCCTCGTGCGCACGACGCTCTCGCCGATCGTCGACGTGCGGGTCGACTGCTCGGACGGCCCGGCGCGCGGCCGCACGGTCACCGAGCTCGAGGGGGAGTGGGGCCAGTGGCCCGAGCCCGAGGGCGCGCGGCACCGCGTCGTGATGGAGGTCGAGCCGGGCTTCGAGGAGCGCATGGTCGACCTGCTCGCCGGCGCCTGACCCGCGCGTCAGTCGAGCCGGTACAGGTGCTCGACCACGTCGCGGCCGAGGCCCGGCGCGAACGAGGTCTCCTCCCCGTGCCGCACGAACCCGCAGCGGCGCAGCACCGTCGCCGAGCCGCCGTTGTGCGCGGCGACGCGCGCGTGCAGCGGTCGCGTGCGCTCGACCTCGAGGAACGCCTGCAGCGCGGCGCTCGCGATGCCCCGGCCCCACTCGGCCGGATCGACCCAGTAGCTCACCTCCCGGTCGCCCTCGATCGTGAAGCTCGCGATCGTGCCGACGAACCGGCCGTCCGCCTCGATCGCGAGCATCGTGTTCTCGGGGTTCGCGCGCACGCGCCGGTAGTGGGCGTCGAAGGCGGCGCGATCGCTCGGGTCCTCGCGCGTGAACGCCGCGAGCTCGACGGCCGAGGCGTCCCGCTCCCAGGCGAAGAGCGTGTCGAGGTCGTCGTCGGCGAGCGGCCGGAGGCTGATCCTCACGCGACCGCACCCATCCGCCGCACGGCCTCGACGATCACGTCGGGTCGCGTGCCGAGGTTGCACCGCACGTGGTTCTCGCCGCCGGTGCCGAAGGCCTCGCCGGCGCTCAGGCCCACGCGCGCCTGCTCGAGGAACGCCTTCGCGGGGCCTGCCGAGAGGCCGACGTAGCCCGGGTCGGCGCGCGCATCCGGATCGGCGACGCGCGTGCCGCGGCAGTCGAGCCACGCGAGGAAGGTCGCCTCGCCCGGCCGCCAGCGGATCGTCGGCGCGTGCTCGGCGAGCGCGCTCGCGAGCAGGGCGCGGTTGTCGCGCAGCCCCGCGAGCACGGCGTCGAGCCAGTCGCGGCCTTCGTCGAACGCGGCGACGTGGGCGATGGATGCGATGTGCGAGGGGCCGTGGCTCACGACCTCGGCGATGCCCGCGAGATCCTCGCCGGTCCCGGCGCCGCCGACGATGAGCGCGGTGCGCAGCCCCGCGAGGTTGAACGCCTTCGACGCGCTCGTGAGCGACAGGCCGCGCGGGTCGACGCTCCAGTAGGGCGTGAACGTCGCGTCGAACGTGAGCGGCGCGTGCACCTCGTCCGAGATCACCCGCACCCCGTAGCGCGCGGTGACCTGCGCGACCGCCTCGAGCTCGGCGCGCGTGTGCACGATGCCGGTGGGGTTGTGCGGGTTGCACAGCAGCAGCACGGCGCCCGCGTCGCCGGCGCGAGCGCACGCATCCTCGATCGCGGCCACGTCGAGCCGCAGGTCGTCGCCGAGCGGCGCCTCGACGACCGCGCGCTCGGCGTGCCGCGAGTAGGCGTGGAACGGCGGGTAGACGGGGCTCGTGACGATCACCGAGCCGCCCGGCGGCGTCAGCAGCCGGATGAGCTCGAACGCGCCCATCATCACGTCGCTCACGAGCGCCGTGCGCGGCACGTCGACGGTCGCGCCCCAGCGGTCGTCGGCGAAGCGCGCGAACGCCGCGGCGTAGGCGGTGCCGGCGGGGTAGCCGGTGTCGCCGCGCCGCATCGCGTCGTGCACGGCGCGCGTGACCGCCTCGGCCGGCAGCACGTCCATCTCGGCGACCCACATGGGCAGCACGTCGGGCTCGAAGAAGCGCCACTTGATGCTCGTGCGCTCGCGCAGCTCGGCGAGGGGCACCTGCTCGAACGGGTTCGTCATGCGGCCATCCTGCCGTCCGTCGACCGGTTCTGGGCGCGTTCGAGCCCGATGAGCGCTCGACGGCCGCGAGGACCGGTCGACGGACGGTGCGGAGCCGGCGCGTCAGGGCACGAGGTGCGGCCCGTGCGGCAGACCACCTGACGAGGCCCGCGTCACGGCAGCCGGCGCCGCCCGCGCGTCAGGCGACCTGCTCCATGAGCCCCGTGTCGACGTCGTACAGGAAGCCGCCGACCTGCGCGCGCTCGCCGATGAGCGGGTGCGACCGCACGCGGTGCACGTCCTCGATGATCGCGAGGCGCTGGTGCTCGATCGCGCCGAGGTCGAGCCACGAGGCGTCGGTGCCGGATGCGTCGGAGATGTCGGCGAGCAGCTCGCGCTCCGACTTCGAGGCCATCGCGCAGCGCGTGTGCTGCACGAGCAGGATCCGGTTCACGCCGAGCAGGTTGACGCCCAGTACGAGCGCGACGAGGGTGCGCTCGGTCGCGCGGCCGCCGGGGTTGCGCATGATCTTGGCGTCGCCGGGCTTGAGCCCGATCATGCCGAGGGGGTCGATGCGCGAGTCCATGCAGGTCACCATCGCGACGCCCGACCGCGCGACGCCGTCGAAGCCCTGGAGGTCGAAGGACTCGGCGTAGGTGCGGTTGTGCGCGAGCAGGTCGTCGAAGGCAGATTCCATAGGGTCGAATCTACGCGTGCATGCGAGCATGGCGTGCATGGAGATGCGCGCGGCCGCTGAGCGGATCGATGCGATCTCGCGTCGCTACGCGGAGATCTACGGCTTCGAGCGGGATCCCGACTGGCTCGTGCTCAAGCTGCAGGAGGAGGTCGGCGAGCTCGTGCAGGCCTACCTCGCGAAGACCGGCCGCCAGCGCGACAAGGGGCACAGCCCCGAGGAGATCGACCGGCGCTTCGCGCTCGAGCTCGCGGATGCGGTGGGCATGCTGCTCGCGCTCGCGCACGCGACGGGCGTCGACATCGAGCAGGCGATCGACGACAAGTGGCTCGTGTGGGATCGCCGCGTGTCGCAGCGCTCGGGCGAGGCCGACGCCCCCGCCGCCGACTGAGCGACGATCGACCGACGACTGACCGACCCGTCGCGCGGCGGGACTCAACGGCCATGCGGCACGCATGTGCACGCATCCGGCACATCCGTCGCGAGCAGCCGTTGAGATCGCCGGCGCGACCTGCCATGGCCGCGCCCAGCCGCCGCCACTAGCCTCGGGGGCATGACGCAGACCGCCATCATCGTCGGTGCAGGACTCGGCGGGCTCGCCGCCGCCCGCGCGCTCGAGGCCGCCGGCTGGCAGGTGCGGGTGCTCGAGGCGGGCCCCGAGGTGCGCACCTTCGGTGCCGGCATCACGCTCACCGCCAACGGGCTCGCCGCGCTCGACGAGCTCGGCGTCGGCGACGCGGTGCGCGATGCCGCCGTGCGGCAGCTGCCCGAGGGCGTCTTCACCGACCAGGGATCGCCGCTGCAGCAGGGCTTCCGCACCGACAGCAGCGCGCTCCACGCCATCCACCGCGGCACCCTGCTCGAGCTGCTGCGCGGCGATCGCGAGGTCGAGACGGGCATGCGGGTGGTGTCGGCGACGGATGCGTCGGCCGGCGGCCGCGCGTCCGTCACGATCGAGCACGGCGCTGCCGACCCCGACTCGAGCGACGCGCGCAGCGAGCGCGAGCGGCGGCGCGACCGGGCCCGCGGCACCAAGGTGGGCCGGCGCATCCACCGCCTGCTCGAGCCTGGCGACGAGCCGATCGACCGCAAGGCCGAGGCGCGCGCGACGAAGGCGCAGGTGCGGGCGCTCCGCGACGGGCGCTTCGAGACGATCGAGGCCGACCTCGTCGTCGGCGCCGACGGCATCGACTCGGCGGTGCGCCGGGCGCTGTGGCCGAAGGCGCGCACCGACTACTCGGGCGCGACCACGTGGTTCGGCGTCGTGCAGGCCGAGGCCGACTCGCCCTCGGGCACCCGGCAGTACCTGGGGCGGCGGGCCGAGTTCGGCATGGAGCCGATCGACGGCGGGCGCGTCTACTGGTGGGGCATGGCGCGCGCGCCCATGGGCGGCAGGGCCGATGACGAGGTCGCGGCGGCGCTGCGGCAGTTCGACGACTGGGCTCCCGAGGTGCGCGACCACATCGCCGCGACGCCGCTCGCGGGCATCGCGCGGCGCGACCTGTGGTCGCTCGCGACGCGGCTGCGGTCGTTCCACCGGCCCGGCGTCGTGCTCGTCGGCGACGCGGCGCACGCGATGCTGCCCACGCTCGGGCAGGGCGGCAGCATGGCGTTCGAGGACGCCGCGACGCTCGGCGTGCTGCTCGAGGATCACGGGTTCGAGCGCGCGCTCGAGGAGTACGACCGCGCGCGCGTCGACCGCACGCAGCGCCTCCAGCGGCTCGCGCAGCGCGTCGCCCGCAGCACGACCCGCACGCGCAGCCCGCTGCTCGTCGGGGCGCGGAACGGCGCGCTCAACCTCATGCCGGCGCTCGCGACCGAGATCGCCGTCGACTGGGTGCTCGCGTGGCGCTCGCCCCGCCACACGGAGTGATCGGCGCGTAGCGTGCCACATCGCTCGCGCATCCTCGTTCACAGCGGATGGGGAGTTCTCCCCATCGACGACTCCTAGGTGCCGGACGTAGCGTTGGGCACAGCCCGGCTGGGGCCCCGCAAGGGGAATCGGGCTTGACAGGGTTCCGGTTCGCGCCGGGATGCAGAGGGAGTCCCGCTACATGGACGGGGCAATGCACGGCATCTGATGCCGTCCTACTTCGCGAGGCGGGCCCGACCATCGATGGTCGGGCCCCCTTCGCATGTCCGGGCGGATGCGCAGGGTCGCTACGGCGCAGTGCCCGAGGCGACCGCGCAGTGCGCTCGGCTACCGCGCAGCGCCCTCGACCCCCGACGGGCCGCGGCCCACCGCGCGCTCGGCCACGAGCGCCGGGAAGATCAGCTCGCGGTTGAGCGGCGCCTCCGCGGGGTCGTCGATGCCGACCGCCGGGTCGATCCAGCGCATCGCCTCGATCTCGGCGCGCGGCTGCGGGTCGATCGCCGCGCGCGTGCGGAAGACGCTCGCGTGCAGCGCGAAGCCCGCCTCGTTGGCAGCGGTCGTCACGAACTCGCCCATCGGCTCGATCGCCGCGATCGCGATCTCGACGCCGAGCTCCTCGAGCACCTCGCGCACCGCGCACTCGGCGGCCGTCTCGTCGGCCTCGGGCTTGCCGCCCGGCAGCATCCACGCTTCCGTGCCGCGCTTGCGCACGGTGAGCACGGCGCCGTCGGCGCGCTCGAAGCAGACCGCCGACACGGTGATGACGCCCATGCGACCAGGCTACGGACCCGACGGCGCGCCCAGCGTCAGCCCGCCTGCCGGCTGATGAGCTTCGAGAGCAGGATCGCCGAGGTCGTGTGGTCGACCGAGGCTGCCGCGCGCACCTTCTCGAGCGCCTCCTCGAAGGCGATCACGTCGCGCGCCCGCATCATCACGATCGCGTCGGCCTTGCCGGTGACGGTGCTCGCCTCGATCACCTCGGGCACGCCCGCGAGCATGCGCTTGAGGTCGGCGGGGGAGACCGTGCCGCGGCAGAAGAGCTCGACGTAGGCCTCGGTCGCCATCCCCTCGACCTTCGGGTCGATCTGCACCGTGAAGCCTCGGATGACGCCGTCGGCGATGAGTCGATCGATGCGCCGCTTCACCGCCGAGGCCGAGAGCCCCACCTCGGCGCCGATGTCGGCGTAGCCCGCGCGCGCGTTGAGGCGCAGCTGATCGATGATGCCGTGGTCGATTCGGTCCATATGCACGAATCTACGGATGCTCCGGCCCGATCTGCAAGAAACCTGCGCTGGAGCCCGCGCAATTGCGCCAATTGGTTGCGACGATCGATGGATGCAGGAGACCACCACGAGGCCCGAGGCGAGCGACGTGACGCATACTGGCGCCATGGCCGACGACGCCCAGCGCAGCCCGCGCACGCCGAAGCACAAGACGGTGCTCATGTGCCGACCCGAGCACTTCACCGTCACGTCGGCGATCAACGTCTGGATGGACCCGTCGAAGCCGACGAGCACCGCGAGGGCGCTCGAGCAGTGGCATGCCCTGCACGACGCCTACGCGAGCCTCGGCTACGACGTCGAGCTCATCGACCCGATCGCGGGCCTCGACGACATGGTCTACGCCGCCAACGGCGGCTTCACGCTCGACGGCAAGGCGTACGGCGCCAAGTTCACCTACGCCGAGCGGCAGCCCGAGGGCCCCGCCTACATGGCGTGGTTCGAGGCGAACGGCTTCGAGGTGCACCGCCCCCGCCACGTCAACGAGGGCGAGGGCGACATGCTGCTCTCGCGCGGCGCGATCCTCGCGGGCCACGGCTTCCGCACGAGCCTCGAGTCGCACGACGAGCTGCGCGGCATCTTCGACCGCGAGGTCGTGAGCCTTCGCCTGGTCGACCCGCGCTTCTACCACCTCGACACCGCGATGGCGATCCTCGACGACGAGCAGATCGCCTACCTGCCGGCCGCCTTCGACGAGGCCGGCCGCCGCGAGCTCGAGCGCCGCTACCCCGACGCGATCCTCGTCGACGAGGCCGACGCATCCGTGCTGGGCCTCAACTCGTTCGGCGACGGCTGCACGATGGTGATCGCCGAGCGCGCGACCGGCTTCGCGCGCCAGCTCGCCGAGCGCGGCTACGAGACGATCGGGCTCGACCTGTCCGAGCTGCTACTGGGCGGCGGCGGCATCAAGTGCTGCACGCTCGAGCTGCGGCGATGAGCGACGCGATGGAGGCGACGATGACCCACGACACGACGACGGATGCGGTGCGCGGCCACGCGGTCACCGAGCGCACGCAGGCGGCCATCGACCAGGTCGAGGCGCACGCCGCGCACAACTACCACCCGCTGCCGGTGGTGGTCGAGTCGGCCGAGGGCGCATGGGTGACCGACATCGACGGGCGCCGCTACCTCGACTGCCTCGCGGCCTACTCGTCGATGAACTTCGGCCACGGCAACCCGCGCCTGATCGCCGCGGCGCACGCGCAGCTCGACCGCGTGACGCTCACGAGCCGCGCCTTCCACTCCGCCGCGCTCGGCCCCTTCGTCGAGGCGCTCGCGGCGCTCGCCGGCAAGGACATGGTGCTGCCGATGAACACCGGCGCCGAGGCCGTCGAGTCGGGCATCAAGGTCGCGCGCCGCTGGGCCTACGAGGTGAAGGGCGTACCGGCCGGGCAGGCCGAGATCATCGTCATGGAGGGCAACTTCCACGGCCGAACCACCACGATCGTCTCGTTCTCGGACGACCCGGATGCGACCACGGGCTACGCGCCGTTCACGCCCGGCTTCGTGCGCGTGCCGTTCGGCGACATCGCGGCGCTCGAAGCGGCGATCACGCCCCGCACGGCGGCGGTGCTGCTCGAGCCCATCCAGGGCGAGGCGGGCATCAACGTGCCGCCGGCCGGCTACCTGCGGGCGGCGCGCGAGCTCACGACGCGCGAGCGCGTGCTCTTCATCGCCGACGAGATCCAGTCGGGCCTCGGGCGCACGGGCGCGACGTTCCAGTGCGACAACGAGGGCGTCGTGCCCGACGTCTACCTGCTGGGCAAGGCGCTCGGCGGCGGCGTCGTGCCCGTCTCGGCCGTCGTCGCCGACCGCGACGTGCTCGGCGTGCTCACGCCCGGTTCGCACGGCTCGACCTTCGGCGGCAACCCGCTCGCGGCGGCCGTCGGCCTCGAGGTCGTGCGGATGCTCGAGGAGGGCACGATGCAGGCTCGCGCCCGCGAGCTCGGCGAGCGCCTGCAGGCGGGCCTGCGCGAGCTCATCGGTCACGGCGTCACCGCGGTGCGCGGGGCGGGGCTGTGGGCCGGCATCGACATCGACCCGGCCATCGGCACCGCGCGCGACGTCTGCATGCGGCTGCTCGAGCGCGGCGTCCTCGCGAAGGACACGCACGGCCAGACGGTGCGCCTCGCGCCGCCGATCGTCATCGAGGAGGCCGACCTCGAGCTGCTGCTGCGGGAGTTCCGCGAGGCGCTGACCGCCTGAACCCGCAGACCGGTACCGATCGGTCGCGCACCAGCGCGTGGCGCGACCAATGCGTACCGGTCGGCGTGCGACCCGGCGAGAACGCTACGGCTCCGGCGTCACCTGCATCGGGTCGATCGACGCGTCGGCGACCGGAGGCATCGCGCTCGTGCCGTCCGAGAGCCGGTCGGCGATGACGCCGAACAGGTTGCCGTCGGGGTCGAGCAGGTAGGCGATGCGGCCGATGCCCGGCAGGTCCTCGGGCTCCGAGACCGAGCGGCCGCCGAGCTCGACACCCCGCGCGTGCACCGCATCCGCGTCGTCGACGCCCACCACGAGGTTGGCGCCCGCGACCGGTGCGCCGGCCTCGGGCGCCGGTCCCTCGCGCCGCTGCAGCCCGCCCTGGATGCCGTGCCCCGGCACGACCGCGCCGGTCGGCCCGAGGTGCACGGCGCGCGGGTCGGTGTCGATGGTCCAGTAGGAGGGATCCTCGCCGTAGGGCGTGAACCGCCACCCGAGCAGCTGCGAGTAGAACGCCATCGAGCGCTCGGGGTCGCTCGCGTGGATCTCGAAGTGCACCACGAGGCTCATCGCCGGCTCCCTTGCTCGCGCCCGCCGTCGCCTCGGCGGGCGACCCCTGAGGATCTGCCCAGCATCGGCGGTGACGGCGACGCTACGCCCCCGCGCGGGCGTGCGCCAGACCACAATGGACGCGATGCGCACCCACTACCGCTTCGGCTCCACCTGGATCGTGCCGTCGTCGACGGAGGCGGTCCGCGCGCTCCTCGAGGACGTCCGCGGCTACGGCGCGTGGTGGCCGGGCGTCCGCGTCGTCGAGGACGTCTCGAGCGCGACGCGCCGCGCCGCCCGGCTCGAGGTGCGCGCCCCGATCGGCTACCGCATCCGCATCACGATCATCGAGTCGCTCACCGCCGACGACGAGCTGCGCGTGCTCATGCGCGGCGACCTACACGGGTGGTGCATGTGGCGCATGGTGCCCGTGCGCGGCGGCACGCGCGTGGCCTTCGCGCAGGAGGTCGAGGCGCAGTCGCGGCCGCTCCGGCTCGCGAGCCCGGTCTTCCACCACATGCTCGCCGCGCAGCACGAGCGCATCATGCAGGCCGCCGAGACGGGCATGCGCCGCGCGCTGGGAGAAGTTCCGGCCGATCCGGCGTAGGCTCACGGCGTGGCTGAAAGCATCCTCCTCGGGCACGCACCCAGGCCGACCTCCGCTGCACAGCTGGAGAAGCGCATCCGCACCCTCGTGGTGGCGGCGGAACCCGCCGGCATCGCCTGCACCTCCATCATCGACGCGGCGCTCGACGGCGCCGACGTCGAGCACCTGCACCTCGACCTCACCGACTTCACGCTCGCGAGCGAGGTCGACCGCGATCGCGCGCGGCTCGAGCCGCAGGGCGCGCCGGTGTCGAGCGAGGACGCGGTGCTGCGGCGCCTGCGCGTCAAGGCCGATCCGATGCGCATCTCGGGCGCCGCGGTGCGCCTCGACGCCGAGCTCTCGGACGTGCCGTTCCAGTGGATCGAGACCGACAACGGCGAGCTCGCTGTCGAGCTCTCGCGCCCGGACGCCGCGCACCCCCTGCACGGCTGGGCGCGCGTCGCCGTGCCGAAGGAGCAGCTCGGGAAGGCCGTGCTCGGGCTCGCCGAGTCGGCGCTGCTCGACCACGGCGTCACGGTGACGAAGCTCGACATCGACGTGCAGGCCGAGGGCCCCCGCGAGCTGCGGCTCGGGCTCGACGCCAAGCTGCGCAAGGGCCTCATCGGCGGGCACGTCACCGGCACGGCGCGCGCGTCGATCGACGACCGCATGGGCGTGACGCTCAGCGACATCGCGCTCGACTCGGGCAACCCGCTCATCGCGGCGCTGCTCGGCGCGGTCCGCGGTCGCGTCGCGAAGCTCGAGGGGCGCCGCATCGACCTCGCCTCTGAGCTGCCCGAGGGCATCCGGCTCGCCGACGTGCAGGTCGAGGTGACCGACGACGTGACGATCGAGGCGCGGCTGGTCTAGGCGCAGCAGCTGGTCTCGCCCGGCTGGCCGGGCCGGGCCTCAGCCGACGAGGGCGGCGCGCTCGGCCTCGTCGATGCGCACGCCGGCGCGCTCGAGCCGTAGCGCCGACTCGGTCGCGTCGATCCAGTCGAGCGCGGCGTACTCGCCGAGCGGCACGACCGAGTGCAGCACGGTCGTCGGGTAGACGTGCACGAGGTTGAAGGCGCGCGCGCCGTCGCGGCCGCGCGTGCCGCCGACGGGCACGTTGAGATCCTGCGTGTAGCAGGTGGCGGATGCGACCGAGACGGGGATGCCCGCGAACGTCGCGGTCGACGAGTAGTGCAGGTGCCCCGCGAGGATCGAGCGCACGTCGGTGCCCACGAGTGCCTCGGCGAGGTTCCGCTGGTCGCGCAGCTCGACGCTCGCGGCCAGGTCGAGCACGCTCGGCACCGGCGGGTGGTGCATCGCGAGGATCGTGCCCTCCGGCGCGGGGTCGGCGAGCTCGGCGCGCAGCCAGTCGAGCTGGGCGTCCGCGACCTCGCCGTGGTGATGGCCGGGCACGGTCGAGTCGAGGGTGATGATGCGCAGGCCGCCGATGCGGGTCACGGCGTCGATCGGGGCGTCGGACGCGGGCTCGTCGAGCAGCTCGGTGCGGAAGGCGCGGCGCTCGTCGTGGTTGCCCATGACCCACACGACCTCGGCGCCGAGGTCGGCGGCGACGGGGTCGACGATCGTGCGGAGGCGACGGTACGCATCCGCCTCGCCCCGATCGGCGAGGTCGCCGGTGAAGACGATCGCCTCGGGGCGCGCGCCGGAGGC is a genomic window containing:
- a CDS encoding GNAT family N-acetyltransferase; this encodes MFGDPDVPQREGVRLRAAWAEALGTTTAALEGSGLTRVERDDLDAVVVVRLGAATVVAAPPSAKAALGAVSAEALLDADRIAAALPGARPIGSAHLLFTGARPPLPDREAVPATSFDVAAVGASMAEDEWDEAGVQTMERRWAVRDGDAAAAVAGYQPWHGAVAHLGVATAPGRRRGGFGTAAAARAVREAVDAGLVAQWRCRVGNEASLRLADRLGFTRLGMQASVALG
- a CDS encoding nucleoside hydrolase codes for the protein MTTVLLDVDTGIDDALAILTAALSNEIDLVGCTVTWGNVDVEQGARNTSEVLHLAGHGDVPVAIGAAGPRDGRPAVFSPEVHGADGLGGCADTAHVPALSPESAVELMLRLSHEHAGSLEIVAVGPLTNLAAALDADPTLPERIRQVTIMGGAALAPGNVSETAEANIWHDPDAAQVVFDAPWELTMVGLDVTMTSLITDEHRARLAAGGEIGRFCDRILDFYLRYYEGYTGERASGNHDALALAVATGLVRTTLSPIVDVRVDCSDGPARGRTVTELEGEWGQWPEPEGARHRVVMEVEPGFEERMVDLLAGA
- a CDS encoding GNAT family N-acetyltransferase yields the protein MRISLRPLADDDLDTLFAWERDASAVELAAFTREDPSDRAAFDAHYRRVRANPENTMLAIEADGRFVGTIASFTIEGDREVSYWVDPAEWGRGIASAALQAFLEVERTRPLHARVAAHNGGSATVLRRCGFVRHGEETSFAPGLGRDVVEHLYRLD
- a CDS encoding MalY/PatB family protein; its protein translation is MTNPFEQVPLAELRERTSIKWRFFEPDVLPMWVAEMDVLPAEAVTRAVHDAMRRGDTGYPAGTAYAAAFARFADDRWGATVDVPRTALVSDVMMGAFELIRLLTPPGGSVIVTSPVYPPFHAYSRHAERAVVEAPLGDDLRLDVAAIEDACARAGDAGAVLLLCNPHNPTGIVHTRAELEAVAQVTARYGVRVISDEVHAPLTFDATFTPYWSVDPRGLSLTSASKAFNLAGLRTALIVGGAGTGEDLAGIAEVVSHGPSHIASIAHVAAFDEGRDWLDAVLAGLRDNRALLASALAEHAPTIRWRPGEATFLAWLDCRGTRVADPDARADPGYVGLSAGPAKAFLEQARVGLSAGEAFGTGGENHVRCNLGTRPDVIVEAVRRMGAVA
- a CDS encoding beta-class carbonic anhydrase, which gives rise to MESAFDDLLAHNRTYAESFDLQGFDGVARSGVAMVTCMDSRIDPLGMIGLKPGDAKIMRNPGGRATERTLVALVLGVNLLGVNRILLVQHTRCAMASKSERELLADISDASGTDASWLDLGAIEHQRLAIIEDVHRVRSHPLIGERAQVGGFLYDVDTGLMEQVA
- a CDS encoding nucleoside triphosphate pyrophosphohydrolase family protein → MEMRAAAERIDAISRRYAEIYGFERDPDWLVLKLQEEVGELVQAYLAKTGRQRDKGHSPEEIDRRFALELADAVGMLLALAHATGVDIEQAIDDKWLVWDRRVSQRSGEADAPAAD
- a CDS encoding FAD-dependent monooxygenase → MTQTAIIVGAGLGGLAAARALEAAGWQVRVLEAGPEVRTFGAGITLTANGLAALDELGVGDAVRDAAVRQLPEGVFTDQGSPLQQGFRTDSSALHAIHRGTLLELLRGDREVETGMRVVSATDASAGGRASVTIEHGAADPDSSDARSERERRRDRARGTKVGRRIHRLLEPGDEPIDRKAEARATKAQVRALRDGRFETIEADLVVGADGIDSAVRRALWPKARTDYSGATTWFGVVQAEADSPSGTRQYLGRRAEFGMEPIDGGRVYWWGMARAPMGGRADDEVAAALRQFDDWAPEVRDHIAATPLAGIARRDLWSLATRLRSFHRPGVVLVGDAAHAMLPTLGQGGSMAFEDAATLGVLLEDHGFERALEEYDRARVDRTQRLQRLAQRVARSTTRTRSPLLVGARNGALNLMPALATEIAVDWVLAWRSPRHTE
- a CDS encoding NUDIX hydrolase, coding for MGVITVSAVCFERADGAVLTVRKRGTEAWMLPGGKPEADETAAECAVREVLEELGVEIAIAAIEPMGEFVTTAANEAGFALHASVFRTRAAIDPQPRAEIEAMRWIDPAVGIDDPAEAPLNRELIFPALVAERAVGRGPSGVEGAAR
- a CDS encoding Lrp/AsnC family transcriptional regulator, whose protein sequence is MDRIDHGIIDQLRLNARAGYADIGAEVGLSASAVKRRIDRLIADGVIRGFTVQIDPKVEGMATEAYVELFCRGTVSPADLKRMLAGVPEVIEASTVTGKADAIVMMRARDVIAFEEALEKVRAAASVDHTTSAILLSKLISRQAG
- the ddaH gene encoding dimethylargininase, producing MADDAQRSPRTPKHKTVLMCRPEHFTVTSAINVWMDPSKPTSTARALEQWHALHDAYASLGYDVELIDPIAGLDDMVYAANGGFTLDGKAYGAKFTYAERQPEGPAYMAWFEANGFEVHRPRHVNEGEGDMLLSRGAILAGHGFRTSLESHDELRGIFDREVVSLRLVDPRFYHLDTAMAILDDEQIAYLPAAFDEAGRRELERRYPDAILVDEADASVLGLNSFGDGCTMVIAERATGFARQLAERGYETIGLDLSELLLGGGGIKCCTLELRR
- the rocD gene encoding ornithine--oxo-acid transaminase, encoding MSDAMEATMTHDTTTDAVRGHAVTERTQAAIDQVEAHAAHNYHPLPVVVESAEGAWVTDIDGRRYLDCLAAYSSMNFGHGNPRLIAAAHAQLDRVTLTSRAFHSAALGPFVEALAALAGKDMVLPMNTGAEAVESGIKVARRWAYEVKGVPAGQAEIIVMEGNFHGRTTTIVSFSDDPDATTGYAPFTPGFVRVPFGDIAALEAAITPRTAAVLLEPIQGEAGINVPPAGYLRAARELTTRERVLFIADEIQSGLGRTGATFQCDNEGVVPDVYLLGKALGGGVVPVSAVVADRDVLGVLTPGSHGSTFGGNPLAAAVGLEVVRMLEEGTMQARARELGERLQAGLRELIGHGVTAVRGAGLWAGIDIDPAIGTARDVCMRLLERGVLAKDTHGQTVRLAPPIVIEEADLELLLREFREALTA
- a CDS encoding VOC family protein codes for the protein MSLVVHFEIHASDPERSMAFYSQLLGWRFTPYGEDPSYWTIDTDPRAVHLGPTGAVVPGHGIQGGLQRREGPAPEAGAPVAGANLVVGVDDADAVHARGVELGGRSVSEPEDLPGIGRIAYLLDPDGNLFGVIADRLSDGTSAMPPVADASIDPMQVTPEP
- a CDS encoding SRPBCC family protein: MRTHYRFGSTWIVPSSTEAVRALLEDVRGYGAWWPGVRVVEDVSSATRRAARLEVRAPIGYRIRITIIESLTADDELRVLMRGDLHGWCMWRMVPVRGGTRVAFAQEVEAQSRPLRLASPVFHHMLAAQHERIMQAAETGMRRALGEVPADPA